The Flavobacterium sp. 123 genome contains a region encoding:
- a CDS encoding aldehyde dehydrogenase family protein yields the protein MVTIANQFGMKEALEQLGVKAINEGTSTGINNFSSGEILESYSPVDGKLIASVKVSSAADYEKVMQTATEAFKTFRLMPAPQRGEIVRQFGDKLRKNKEVLGKLVSYEMGKSLQEGYGEVQEMIDICDFAVGLSRQLHGLTMHSERPGHRMYEQYHSMGVVGIISAFNFPVAVWSWNTALAWICGDVCVWKPSEKTPLCGIACQNIIAQVIKENNLPEGISCLINGDYKIGELMTADRRIPLVSATGSTRMGKIVAQAVAGRLGKSLLELGGNNAIIVTPDADIKMTVIGAVFGAVGTAGQRCTSTRRLIIHESIYDKVKDAVVAAYKQLRIGNPLDENNHVGPLIDTHAVEMYAHALTKVVAEGGKILVEGGVLSGEGYESGCYVKPAIAEAKNSFEIVQHETFAPVLYLIKYSGEVTNAIELQNGVAQGLSSAIMTNNLREAELFLSVTGSDCGIANVNIGTSGAEIGGAFGGEKETGGGRESGSDAWKIYMRRQTNTINYTTSLPLAQGIKFDL from the coding sequence ATGGTAACAATTGCAAATCAATTTGGGATGAAAGAAGCTTTAGAACAATTAGGTGTAAAAGCTATAAATGAAGGGACTTCAACTGGAATAAATAATTTTTCATCAGGAGAAATTCTAGAAAGTTATTCGCCAGTTGATGGAAAATTAATTGCATCAGTAAAAGTTTCAAGTGCGGCTGATTATGAAAAAGTTATGCAAACTGCAACCGAAGCTTTCAAAACATTTAGACTAATGCCGGCACCACAACGTGGAGAAATTGTGCGTCAGTTTGGAGATAAATTACGTAAAAATAAAGAAGTTTTAGGTAAATTAGTTTCTTATGAAATGGGTAAATCATTGCAAGAAGGCTATGGTGAAGTTCAGGAAATGATTGATATCTGTGATTTTGCGGTTGGTCTTTCCAGACAATTACATGGATTAACTATGCATTCAGAACGTCCAGGACACCGCATGTACGAACAATACCATTCAATGGGAGTTGTCGGAATTATTTCGGCATTTAATTTTCCTGTGGCAGTTTGGTCTTGGAACACCGCTTTAGCTTGGATATGTGGCGATGTTTGCGTTTGGAAGCCGTCCGAAAAAACACCACTTTGCGGGATTGCTTGTCAAAATATAATTGCCCAAGTTATTAAGGAAAACAATCTTCCAGAAGGGATTTCTTGTTTGATTAATGGAGATTACAAAATAGGCGAATTAATGACTGCTGATAGACGTATTCCTTTGGTTTCAGCAACTGGTTCTACCCGAATGGGGAAAATTGTAGCACAAGCTGTTGCGGGTCGTTTGGGTAAATCATTATTAGAATTAGGGGGAAACAATGCGATAATTGTAACGCCAGATGCTGATATTAAGATGACTGTAATTGGGGCTGTTTTTGGCGCAGTAGGAACTGCTGGACAGCGCTGCACCTCAACACGTCGTTTAATTATTCATGAAAGTATTTATGATAAAGTTAAAGATGCTGTGGTAGCTGCATACAAACAATTGCGAATAGGAAATCCATTAGACGAAAACAATCATGTTGGTCCGCTAATAGACACTCATGCGGTTGAAATGTATGCGCACGCATTAACAAAAGTAGTTGCCGAAGGAGGAAAAATCCTGGTGGAAGGCGGCGTACTTTCTGGTGAAGGATATGAAAGTGGTTGCTATGTAAAACCAGCAATTGCTGAAGCAAAAAACTCTTTCGAAATTGTACAACATGAAACTTTTGCACCTGTTTTATATTTAATAAAATATTCTGGCGAAGTCACAAATGCAATCGAACTTCAAAACGGAGTTGCTCAAGGATTATCTTCTGCAATTATGACTAATAATTTGCGTGAAGCGGAATTGTTTTTATCGGTTACGGGTTCAGATTGTGGAATTGCCAATGTAAATATTGGAACATCTGGAGCGGAAATTGGAGGAGCTTTTGGAGGAGAAAAAGAAACTGGCGGTGGACGGGAATCAGGTTCTGATGCTTGGAAAATATACATGCGTCGTCAAACCAATACTATAAATTATACGACTAGCTTGCCATTGGCACAAGGAATAAAATTTGATTTGTAA
- a CDS encoding L-threonine 3-dehydrogenase — translation MSTKVLIIGACGQIGTELTHQLRKLYGTENVIASDIRKLNNDVVNSGPFEVVNALDFNQIEHLVEIHQIDEVYLMAALLSATAEKNPAFAWDLNMNSLFHVLNLAKAKKIKKIFWPSSIAVFGPTTPKENTPQYTIMEPSTVYGISKQAGERWCEYYHNVFGVDVRSIRYPGLISWSTPPGGGTTDYAVDIFHKALTDKTYECFLSSETKMPMMYMEDAIAATIHIMQAPTEQIKIHSSYNLAAMSFTPTEIAAEIKKHIPDFTITYNPDFRQKIADSWPSSIDDSEARKDWNWKHKFDLESMTKDMLEHLSKENHL, via the coding sequence ATGAGTACTAAAGTATTGATTATAGGCGCTTGCGGGCAAATTGGAACAGAACTCACACACCAACTTCGAAAACTATACGGAACAGAAAATGTAATTGCTTCGGATATTCGAAAGTTAAATAATGATGTGGTAAACTCTGGCCCTTTTGAAGTGGTAAATGCTTTAGACTTTAATCAAATTGAACATTTGGTCGAAATACACCAGATTGACGAAGTCTATTTAATGGCTGCTTTACTATCTGCGACAGCCGAAAAAAATCCTGCTTTTGCTTGGGATTTAAATATGAATTCGTTGTTTCACGTTTTGAATTTGGCTAAAGCCAAAAAAATAAAAAAAATATTCTGGCCTTCTAGTATTGCCGTTTTTGGCCCTACAACTCCAAAAGAAAATACGCCACAATACACCATAATGGAACCATCAACGGTTTATGGAATCAGCAAACAAGCCGGCGAAAGATGGTGCGAATACTACCACAATGTTTTTGGAGTAGATGTACGAAGCATTCGGTATCCAGGTTTAATAAGCTGGTCAACTCCACCCGGTGGCGGAACTACGGATTATGCTGTAGATATTTTTCACAAAGCACTTACGGACAAAACGTATGAATGCTTTTTATCTTCAGAAACCAAAATGCCAATGATGTATATGGAAGATGCTATAGCGGCAACAATTCATATTATGCAGGCTCCAACCGAACAAATAAAAATTCATTCTTCCTATAATCTTGCCGCAATGAGTTTTACACCAACGGAAATTGCTGCCGAAATCAAGAAACACATTCCTGATTTTACTATTACTTACAATCCTGATTTTCGTCAAAAAATAGCCGATAGCTGGCCTTCTAGCATTGATGATTCCGAAGCCAGAAAAGACTGGAACTGGAAACATAAATTTGATTTAGAATCAATGACTAAAGATATGCTGGAGCATTTAAGCAAGGAGAATCACTTATAA
- the mfd gene encoding transcription-repair coupling factor encodes MSKIALYNTYDNSPKTAQIVARLQENNSVKMHLDGLLASSLSFVIRSVFKKAELPFLIVLNNKEEAAYYLNDLEQMIGDQDVLFYPGSFRRPYQIEETDNANVLLRAEVLNRINSRKKPAVIVTYPEALFEKVVTRKELDKNTLKVAVEDKISIDFINEVLFEYEFKRVDFITEPGEFSVRGGIVDVFSFSNDNPYRIEFFGNEVESIRSFDVATQLSLEKQKKITIIPNVENKVFQENRESFLDYISEKTVIFIQNTEDFLSQLDKQFGKAEEAFEKLSKEIKRSTPEQLFLNQTEFIKRALDFSIVELGSKAVFRTTKKFEYHIQPQPSFNKQFDLLLNNLNENHFNGYKNYLFCSNEAQAKRFHDIFETLDEANSENIRKQYHTVVLPLYQGFIDEENQITCYTDHQIFERYHKFSIKNGYSKKQNITLKELTTLSVGDYVTHIDHGIGKFGGLQKIQVEGKTQEAIKLVYADNDIVYVSIHSLHKISKYNGKDGTPPKIYKLGSNAWKILKQKTKARVKHIAFNLIQLYAKRRLEKGFQFAPDSYLQNELESSFIYEDTPDQTKSTAEVKADMESDRPMDRLVCGDVGFGKTEVAIRAAFKAVDNSKQVAVLVPTTILAYQHYRTFSERLKDMPVSVGYLNRFRTAKQKAETLKLLAEGKLDIVIGTHQLVNKNVVFKDLGLLIVDEEQKFGVNVKDKLKTIAANVDTLTLTATPIPRTLQFSLMAARDLSVITTPPPNRYPIETNVVGFSEELIRDSISYEIQRNGQVFFINNRIENIKEIAGMIQRLVPNARVGIGHGQMEGAKLEELMLAFMNGEFDVLVATTIIESGLDVPNANTIFINNANNFGLSDLHQMRGRVGRSNKKAFCYFICPPYSAMTDDARKRIQALEQFSELGSGFNIAMKDLEIRGAGDLLGGEQSGFINEIGFDTYQKIMNEAIEELKENEFKELYPEENNLETKEYVKDLQIDTDFELLFSDEYINNVSERLSLYNELGALKNEEELILFQNKLIDRFGPLPPRANALMNSIRIKWIATRIGIEKLVMKQGKMIGYFVSDQQSDYYQSNRFHQVLLFVQKHSSICKMKEKQTPAGLRLLLTFDNVKNTRTALELMELLGGVEK; translated from the coding sequence TTGAGTAAAATAGCCTTATACAACACCTACGATAATTCGCCAAAAACAGCGCAAATCGTAGCCCGTTTGCAAGAAAACAATTCAGTAAAAATGCATCTTGATGGATTGTTAGCTTCGTCGCTTTCGTTTGTAATTCGGTCTGTATTTAAGAAAGCAGAGCTTCCATTTTTGATTGTTTTAAACAACAAGGAAGAAGCTGCCTATTACTTGAATGATTTGGAACAAATGATTGGTGATCAAGATGTTTTGTTTTATCCAGGCTCTTTCCGTCGTCCTTATCAAATAGAAGAAACTGATAATGCGAATGTTTTGCTTCGTGCAGAAGTTTTAAACCGAATTAATTCGCGCAAAAAGCCAGCGGTTATTGTTACCTATCCAGAAGCATTATTTGAAAAAGTGGTAACCCGAAAGGAATTGGATAAAAACACGCTGAAGGTTGCTGTGGAGGACAAAATTTCTATTGATTTTATCAATGAAGTATTATTCGAATATGAATTCAAAAGAGTTGATTTCATTACAGAACCTGGAGAATTTTCGGTTCGTGGAGGAATCGTAGATGTATTTTCGTTTTCGAATGACAATCCATACCGAATCGAGTTTTTTGGTAACGAAGTCGAAAGCATTCGAAGCTTTGATGTAGCGACTCAATTGTCTTTGGAAAAACAAAAGAAAATAACAATAATCCCAAATGTAGAGAACAAAGTTTTTCAAGAAAATCGAGAAAGTTTCTTGGATTATATTTCGGAGAAAACGGTAATTTTTATTCAAAATACAGAAGATTTTTTATCACAATTAGACAAACAATTTGGCAAAGCCGAAGAAGCTTTCGAGAAATTATCGAAAGAAATAAAACGTTCTACGCCAGAACAATTGTTCTTGAATCAAACAGAATTTATAAAGCGCGCGCTGGATTTTTCGATTGTAGAATTGGGTTCAAAAGCCGTTTTTAGAACGACCAAAAAGTTTGAATACCACATTCAGCCGCAACCTTCGTTCAACAAACAATTTGATTTGTTATTGAATAATCTGAATGAAAATCATTTTAACGGATACAAGAATTATTTGTTTTGTTCCAATGAAGCACAAGCCAAACGATTTCACGATATATTCGAAACCTTGGACGAAGCAAATTCTGAAAATATTCGCAAGCAATATCATACCGTTGTTTTGCCTTTGTACCAAGGATTTATTGATGAGGAAAACCAAATAACCTGTTACACTGACCATCAAATTTTTGAACGCTACCATAAATTCAGCATTAAAAACGGCTATTCGAAAAAGCAGAATATTACATTAAAAGAACTGACAACATTATCTGTTGGGGATTATGTGACGCATATCGATCACGGAATTGGGAAGTTTGGAGGTTTACAAAAAATACAAGTTGAAGGCAAAACGCAGGAAGCCATAAAGCTTGTTTATGCCGATAATGATATTGTGTATGTGAGTATTCATTCGCTGCATAAAATTTCAAAATACAACGGAAAAGACGGAACACCACCTAAAATTTATAAATTAGGTTCAAATGCCTGGAAGATTCTTAAACAAAAAACCAAGGCACGCGTCAAACATATTGCATTCAATTTGATTCAATTGTATGCTAAAAGAAGGCTCGAAAAAGGATTCCAGTTTGCGCCTGACAGTTATTTGCAAAACGAACTAGAGAGTTCTTTTATTTATGAAGATACGCCAGACCAAACTAAGTCAACAGCAGAAGTAAAAGCCGATATGGAAAGTGATCGCCCAATGGATCGTTTGGTTTGTGGTGATGTAGGTTTTGGGAAAACGGAGGTGGCTATTCGAGCTGCTTTCAAAGCGGTTGATAATAGCAAACAAGTTGCGGTTTTGGTGCCAACTACAATTTTGGCGTACCAACATTACCGTACTTTTTCGGAACGATTGAAAGATATGCCAGTTTCTGTTGGCTATTTGAACCGATTCAGAACAGCCAAACAAAAAGCGGAAACGTTGAAATTATTAGCCGAGGGAAAACTCGATATCGTCATTGGAACGCATCAATTGGTCAACAAAAATGTGGTTTTCAAAGACCTTGGATTGTTGATTGTAGACGAGGAACAAAAATTTGGTGTCAACGTAAAAGACAAACTCAAAACCATCGCTGCCAATGTTGATACATTGACATTAACGGCAACGCCAATTCCGAGAACTTTGCAGTTTTCGTTAATGGCAGCGCGAGATTTATCCGTAATTACAACGCCTCCGCCTAATAGATACCCTATTGAAACAAATGTAGTAGGGTTTAGTGAAGAGTTGATTCGGGATTCAATTTCGTATGAAATTCAGCGTAACGGGCAGGTTTTCTTTATCAATAACCGAATAGAAAATATCAAAGAAATAGCAGGAATGATTCAGCGTTTGGTTCCAAATGCCAGAGTAGGAATAGGGCACGGGCAAATGGAAGGCGCCAAACTTGAAGAATTGATGTTGGCATTTATGAACGGAGAGTTTGATGTTTTGGTTGCTACAACTATTATTGAAAGCGGATTAGATGTTCCAAATGCGAATACTATTTTTATCAATAATGCGAATAATTTTGGCTTGTCTGATTTGCATCAAATGCGTGGACGAGTAGGGCGTAGTAACAAAAAAGCGTTTTGTTATTTTATTTGTCCACCGTATTCAGCAATGACGGATGACGCCAGAAAACGAATACAAGCTTTGGAACAATTTTCAGAACTTGGAAGCGGATTTAATATTGCAATGAAAGATTTAGAGATTCGTGGAGCTGGAGATTTATTGGGTGGAGAACAAAGTGGTTTTATCAATGAAATCGGATTTGACACCTATCAAAAAATCATGAATGAAGCCATTGAAGAGCTTAAAGAAAATGAATTTAAGGAATTATATCCTGAGGAAAATAATTTGGAAACCAAAGAATATGTGAAAGATTTACAAATCGACACAGATTTTGAATTGTTATTTTCTGACGAATATATCAACAATGTTTCGGAGCGATTAAGTTTGTACAATGAATTAGGCGCTTTGAAAAACGAAGAAGAATTGATCCTTTTCCAAAATAAATTAATTGACCGTTTTGGGCCTTTGCCACCAAGAGCCAATGCTTTGATGAACAGTATTCGAATCAAATGGATTGCTACCCGAATAGGAATCGAGAAACTAGTGATGAAACAAGGCAAGATGATTGGATATTTTGTGTCAGATCAACAATCGGATTATTACCAATCCAATCGTTTTCATCAAGTGTTGCTGTTTGTACAAAAACACAGTTCTATTTGTAAAATGAAAGAAAAACAAACGCCGGCAGGTTTACGACTTTTGCTAACTTTTGACAATGTAAAAAATACCAGAACCGCTTTGGAACTGATGGAATTGTTGGGAGGAGTTGAAAAATAA
- a CDS encoding SDR family NAD(P)-dependent oxidoreductase, with product MEIHKNKIALVTGGSRGLGKDMALNLAKKGLDVIVTYNNKNEEAEAVVAEIQKLGQKAVAIQLNVSEVSSFDLFFQKVSTALKSTFDAENFDFLVNNAGVGVHESFLTTTESQLDDMVNIHFKGAFFLTQKALQIMNDGGGIVNISSGLTRFSFPGYAAYASMKGAMETLTKYQAKELGARKIRVNIVAPGAIETDFGGGAVRDNEQLNQFIASVTALGRVGLPEDIGSVIAFLCTEDAKWVNAQRIEVSGGMNL from the coding sequence ATGGAAATACATAAAAATAAAATAGCATTAGTAACTGGTGGCAGTCGAGGATTAGGAAAAGATATGGCCTTAAATCTTGCCAAAAAAGGACTTGATGTAATAGTAACTTACAACAATAAAAACGAAGAAGCTGAAGCTGTTGTAGCTGAAATTCAAAAATTAGGACAGAAAGCAGTAGCCATTCAACTGAATGTTTCTGAAGTGAGCAGTTTTGATTTGTTTTTTCAAAAGGTTTCAACGGCATTGAAAAGCACTTTTGATGCTGAAAATTTTGACTTTTTAGTTAATAATGCAGGCGTTGGTGTTCACGAAAGTTTTTTGACAACTACCGAATCCCAATTGGATGACATGGTCAATATTCATTTTAAAGGTGCTTTTTTTCTAACTCAAAAAGCATTACAAATAATGAATGACGGTGGTGGAATCGTAAATATTTCTTCTGGATTAACTCGATTTTCATTTCCGGGTTATGCTGCTTATGCGAGTATGAAAGGCGCAATGGAAACCTTGACTAAATACCAAGCTAAAGAATTGGGTGCAAGAAAAATTAGAGTGAATATTGTAGCTCCAGGAGCAATTGAAACCGATTTTGGTGGAGGTGCGGTGCGTGACAATGAGCAATTGAATCAATTTATCGCTTCGGTAACAGCATTAGGACGAGTAGGCTTGCCAGAAGATATTGGAAGTGTGATTGCTTTTTTATGTACTGAAGATGCTAAATGGGTGAATGCGCAACGTATAGAGGTTTCAGGAGGGATGAATCTATAA
- a CDS encoding LD-carboxypeptidase, translating to MQANTVMITPPTLQKGDTIAIVATARKNIDDNLKPAIDLLHSWGLEVIIGKSIGLDDNQLAGTDEQRASDFQEQMDNPNVKAIWCVRGGYGTVRMIDLLDFSTFKQNPKWIIGFSDVTVLHNHLNTMGFKSIHAIMPISIPKASAEAIESLRISIFGEPLFYTISGNQMNRPGKATGELVGGNLSILYSVLGSQSAINCTDKILFIEDLDEYLYHIDRMMMNLKRNGCLDAVKGIIVGSMTKMKDNDIPWGKNAVEIIDDVTKKYDIPVIYNFPAGHIQDNRALILGNTVKIDVDKTSSSVVFD from the coding sequence ATGCAAGCAAATACCGTAATGATTACACCGCCTACTTTACAAAAAGGAGATACTATTGCTATTGTGGCAACTGCCCGAAAAAACATAGATGACAACCTAAAACCAGCTATTGACTTATTACACAGTTGGGGACTCGAAGTTATCATTGGAAAAAGTATTGGTCTAGATGACAATCAACTGGCGGGAACTGACGAACAACGTGCTTCTGATTTTCAAGAGCAAATGGACAATCCTAACGTAAAAGCTATTTGGTGTGTTCGTGGTGGTTATGGCACTGTTCGAATGATTGATTTACTTGATTTTAGTACATTCAAACAAAACCCAAAATGGATAATAGGATTTAGTGATGTAACGGTTTTACACAACCATTTGAACACTATGGGTTTTAAATCGATTCATGCAATTATGCCAATCAGTATTCCTAAAGCATCTGCTGAAGCTATAGAATCCTTACGCATTTCTATTTTTGGCGAACCTTTATTCTATACAATTTCTGGAAACCAAATGAATAGACCCGGGAAAGCTACTGGTGAATTGGTAGGAGGAAATTTATCCATTTTATACAGTGTTTTGGGATCTCAATCCGCAATTAATTGTACAGATAAAATTTTATTCATTGAAGATTTAGATGAATATCTCTATCATATTGATCGTATGATGATGAATTTAAAACGCAACGGTTGTCTTGATGCCGTCAAAGGAATTATTGTGGGTTCTATGACAAAAATGAAAGACAACGACATTCCTTGGGGGAAAAATGCAGTTGAAATCATAGACGACGTTACTAAAAAATATGATATTCCGGTTATTTACAATTTTCCAGCTGGTCACATTCAAGACAATAGAGCATTAATTTTAGGAAATACAGTCAAAATTGATGTGGATAAAACCTCTAGTTCTGTTGTATTTGACTAA
- a CDS encoding ROK family protein, producing the protein MGNVLLGIDIGGTNIKIGRVENSEIVAQTFIGVNANETEQEILSALFEAIDKVITSNVKAIGIGVPAVVNPISGIVYDVQNLPAWKEVALKEIVEKRYKIPVYINNDANCFALGEKIFGKGKDFKNFIGLSIGTGIGMGIIINNSLYNGVLCGAGEVGMIPYKEGIMEDYSSGFFFTNTYKLSAMELSLKAAEGDKKALECFAEFGSHLGECIKAILYMFAPEAIILGGSISKSYPFFKEALETSLRSFAYQKQIQNLKIETSNRDNIAILGAASLCLQDTLSSL; encoded by the coding sequence ATGGGCAATGTATTGTTAGGAATTGACATAGGAGGGACTAATATAAAGATTGGGAGAGTAGAAAACAGCGAAATTGTAGCGCAAACTTTTATAGGAGTCAATGCAAATGAAACGGAACAAGAAATTCTTTCTGCTCTTTTTGAAGCAATTGACAAAGTCATAACCTCAAATGTTAAAGCTATAGGAATTGGCGTTCCTGCAGTAGTAAATCCAATATCAGGGATTGTTTATGATGTGCAAAATCTACCAGCTTGGAAAGAAGTTGCCTTGAAAGAAATAGTAGAAAAGCGCTATAAGATTCCAGTTTATATAAACAATGACGCCAATTGTTTTGCCTTGGGAGAAAAAATATTCGGGAAAGGTAAAGACTTTAAAAATTTTATAGGGCTTTCCATAGGGACTGGTATTGGTATGGGAATCATAATAAATAACAGTCTTTATAACGGTGTTCTTTGCGGTGCTGGCGAAGTAGGAATGATTCCTTACAAAGAGGGAATTATGGAAGATTATTCGAGCGGTTTTTTCTTTACGAATACCTATAAATTAAGCGCAATGGAATTGAGTTTAAAAGCTGCTGAAGGCGATAAGAAAGCTTTAGAATGTTTTGCTGAATTTGGTTCGCATTTAGGGGAATGTATCAAGGCAATTTTATACATGTTTGCACCCGAAGCTATTATTTTAGGAGGCTCAATAAGTAAGTCGTATCCCTTTTTTAAAGAGGCATTAGAAACCTCCTTGCGGTCATTTGCCTACCAAAAGCAAATCCAAAATTTAAAAATTGAAACGTCAAATCGAGATAATATTGCAATACTTGGAGCGGCTTCACTCTGCCTTCAAGATACGCTGTCTTCTTTATAA
- a CDS encoding aspartate kinase, producing the protein MKTVSSIVENYIKTKPFLLNALSLGIINLTSLSRNIMTELESEFGKEVKQGAVVMSLKRLTEELDFKLNHKINKVIKNIGEITVRSELTDYTFAASDTVLNKQAELITDINTFSDIFYTSSRGVNETNIVVSNSVNHLVDKHFANEKLIQKLENLASITVKLPKENIVVPGIYYFIFQRLAWEGIIINEVISTSNEFTILVSENEVDVAFKVIKDLKN; encoded by the coding sequence ATGAAAACTGTTTCTTCAATTGTAGAAAATTACATTAAAACAAAACCTTTTTTATTGAATGCCTTGTCCCTGGGTATCATCAATTTAACTTCATTATCTAGAAATATAATGACCGAATTAGAAAGTGAATTTGGCAAAGAAGTTAAACAAGGGGCTGTAGTGATGTCACTTAAAAGACTAACTGAAGAATTGGATTTTAAACTCAATCACAAAATCAACAAAGTAATTAAAAACATTGGTGAGATTACTGTTCGTTCTGAATTGACGGATTACACTTTTGCAGCTTCAGATACGGTTTTAAACAAACAAGCGGAATTAATTACGGACATCAATACTTTTTCTGATATTTTTTACACCTCATCAAGAGGCGTAAATGAAACTAATATTGTAGTAAGCAACAGTGTTAATCATTTAGTTGACAAGCATTTTGCTAATGAAAAACTAATTCAAAAATTAGAAAATCTAGCTTCAATTACTGTAAAGTTACCTAAAGAAAACATTGTGGTTCCTGGAATTTACTATTTCATTTTCCAACGTTTGGCTTGGGAAGGAATTATCATAAATGAGGTAATTTCAACTTCAAATGAGTTTACTATTTTAGTAAGTGAAAATGAAGTGGATGTGGCTTTCAAAGTAATTAAAGATTTGAAAAACTAA
- a CDS encoding endonuclease/exonuclease/phosphatase family protein has protein sequence MRIISLLTILFLMPKLNAQQKNYRIHTVAFYNFENFFDTINDPNTNDDEWTPKGAQHWTSSKYQIKLQNLSRVLSEIGSAENIESPTFIGGCEIENRNVLENLIKQPKMVRADYGIIHFDSPDKRGIDVALLYRKKHFKPTSYVNVPLYVYKKETKIKENSKVESDEKTDDILQTSTKNHRVYTRDQLLVTGFLDGEEINIIVNHWPSRSGGEKKSSPFREAAGALNLKIIDSLQHINPNAKVITMGDLNDGPYNKSVKFALGAKSSKADVKPFGIYNPFDEMAKKGQGSIAHRDAWDIFDQIMVSETLLKNDFSSFRYWKAGIYNKSFLIQTSGQYKGYPLRHSATEVGFSDHFPVYIYLIKEKTKNE, from the coding sequence ATGAGAATAATTTCGCTTTTGACAATCTTGTTTCTAATGCCAAAATTAAATGCACAACAAAAGAACTATAGAATACATACGGTAGCATTTTACAATTTCGAGAATTTTTTTGATACTATAAATGATCCCAATACGAATGATGATGAATGGACTCCAAAAGGAGCACAGCACTGGACTTCTTCAAAATACCAAATCAAACTTCAAAATTTGTCACGCGTTTTATCAGAAATAGGTTCTGCTGAAAATATAGAATCACCAACTTTTATTGGCGGTTGTGAAATCGAAAACAGAAATGTTTTGGAGAATTTAATCAAACAGCCTAAAATGGTACGGGCTGATTATGGAATTATACATTTTGATTCGCCTGACAAACGCGGAATTGATGTGGCTTTATTGTATAGAAAAAAGCATTTTAAGCCCACTAGCTATGTAAACGTTCCATTATATGTTTATAAAAAAGAAACCAAAATCAAAGAGAATTCAAAAGTTGAATCAGACGAAAAAACAGATGATATTTTACAAACGAGTACTAAAAATCATCGTGTTTATACACGCGATCAGCTTTTAGTAACGGGTTTTTTAGATGGTGAAGAAATAAATATTATTGTCAATCATTGGCCTTCACGATCAGGAGGAGAAAAAAAATCCAGCCCATTTAGAGAAGCTGCGGGTGCTTTAAACTTAAAGATAATTGACTCTTTGCAACATATAAATCCTAATGCAAAAGTTATTACTATGGGGGATTTGAATGATGGGCCTTATAACAAAAGCGTAAAGTTTGCATTAGGTGCAAAATCATCAAAAGCGGATGTGAAGCCTTTTGGAATTTATAATCCGTTTGATGAAATGGCAAAAAAAGGGCAAGGAAGTATTGCACATCGAGATGCTTGGGATATTTTTGACCAAATAATGGTTTCAGAAACCTTACTCAAAAATGATTTTTCTTCTTTCCGGTATTGGAAAGCTGGAATCTATAACAAATCCTTTTTAATACAAACCAGCGGGCAATATAAGGGGTATCCGCTGCGGCATTCTGCAACCGAAGTTGGCTTTAGTGATCATTTTCCCGTTTATATTTATTTGATTAAAGAAAAAACTAAGAATGAATAG
- a CDS encoding YraN family protein: MAEHNELGKLGEQKAVKFLQDKGYTILETNWTFQKAEIDILAQKEDTLAVVEVKTRSSLEFGLPQDFVNPKKIQLLVKAVDAFVNKRNLDLNVRFDIIAIHKNDKTFVIEHLIDAFFHF; the protein is encoded by the coding sequence ATGGCCGAACACAATGAACTTGGAAAATTAGGAGAACAAAAGGCTGTGAAATTCCTTCAAGATAAAGGCTATACCATTTTAGAAACCAATTGGACTTTCCAAAAAGCAGAGATTGATATACTTGCACAAAAAGAAGATACTCTGGCTGTTGTAGAAGTTAAAACTAGATCTTCATTAGAATTTGGATTACCGCAAGATTTTGTGAATCCAAAAAAAATTCAACTTCTTGTAAAAGCCGTTGATGCCTTTGTAAATAAAAGAAATCTAGACCTTAATGTCCGTTTTGACATCATTGCCATCCATAAAAACGACAAAACCTTTGTTATTGAGCACCTTATAGATGCATTTTTTCATTTTTAA